One Corynebacterium tuberculostearicum DNA window includes the following coding sequences:
- a CDS encoding FAD-binding and (Fe-S)-binding domain-containing protein, translated as MTTGVVDVEELSTRYGMEVKTEVIDRVAHASDASHYLYTPKAVIEARSAEHVAAIFRAGRQQNVPVTLRSGGTSLAGQASGDGYLVDVRKHFRGIEVLDEGKRVRVQPGATVRQVNARLGLRNRKLGPDPASESACTIGGVVANNSSGMACGTELNTYNTLESLTFVLPTGTVINTADPDADRQFQEQEPELVETLTRLQRRVRDNQESVDIIRRHFQLKNTMGYGLNSFLDFDSPVKLFEHLLIGSEGTLAFIAEAVFRTVPISKLTTTTVAVFDDLTAATKSLPALLDTGAATLELMDSASIRVGQGFDKIPQAITGFDVDKQAALLIEYHADAEEELREKEGKGSQLLRELPLQSPAAFSADTASRNTAWSFRKGLYAQVAEARPSGTTALLEDIVVPVGDLADTCSSLQELFARYGYDDAVIFGHAKDGNIHFLLTDRFEGDDAIGRYNDFNEGMVDVVISAEGNLKAEHGTGRAMAPYVRRQYGDELYAVMQELKRACDPTNTMNPGVILDDDPDAHIKNIKLNPTVEEEVDRCVECGYCEPVCPSRDLTLTPRQRIVVRRARKRAEEAGDSQLVAELDEAYEYMGIETCAVDSMCRTACPVGIDTGKFIKRLRREEAQPAQQKLWGAAAKNWQVVSQGAGLALTGAHLLPTELVKKVTDVGRSLIGTDNLPQYQPELGKGGKSRGRLAGRVGDRYAQTTGIYLPACVNTMFGPQGGGKGTTDSFVALLERAGVALEVPEGIDKLCCGTPWASKGMQAGHDAMEQRVRDIVMEATDGARLPVIVDASSCTAGFKDMLESVGITVLDAISFTADTLLPQLAVKNPAASVTVHPTCSAFQLGMMEDVEKVARAAAAEVHIPTDWNCCGYAGDRGMLHPELTDAATRAEAAQVKEIGAQYHASTNRTCELGLTRATGEDYHHILELLEQATR; from the coding sequence ATGACTACCGGCGTCGTTGATGTGGAAGAACTTTCTACTCGTTATGGGATGGAGGTAAAGACCGAGGTCATTGACCGCGTGGCACATGCCTCCGATGCCTCGCATTACCTGTACACCCCCAAGGCAGTCATCGAGGCCCGCTCGGCTGAGCACGTGGCCGCCATCTTCCGCGCGGGCCGGCAGCAGAATGTTCCGGTCACCCTGCGCTCCGGCGGTACCTCCCTTGCCGGCCAGGCTTCTGGCGATGGCTACCTAGTGGATGTGCGCAAGCACTTCCGCGGCATCGAGGTGCTGGATGAGGGCAAGCGCGTGCGCGTCCAGCCCGGCGCGACGGTGCGCCAGGTCAACGCCCGCCTGGGCCTGCGCAATCGCAAGCTTGGCCCGGATCCGGCCAGTGAATCTGCCTGCACCATCGGTGGCGTGGTGGCCAATAACTCCTCCGGTATGGCCTGCGGTACCGAGCTCAATACGTATAACACTCTGGAATCGCTAACGTTTGTGCTGCCTACCGGCACCGTGATCAATACCGCCGATCCGGATGCGGACCGGCAGTTCCAAGAGCAGGAACCGGAGCTGGTGGAAACACTCACCCGCCTGCAGCGCCGCGTGCGCGATAACCAGGAGTCCGTGGATATTATCCGCCGCCACTTCCAGCTGAAAAACACGATGGGCTATGGACTCAATTCCTTCCTAGATTTTGATAGCCCGGTCAAGCTCTTTGAGCACCTGCTCATCGGCTCGGAGGGAACCCTGGCCTTCATCGCTGAGGCGGTATTCCGCACCGTGCCCATTTCCAAGCTGACCACCACCACGGTGGCTGTATTTGATGACCTCACCGCTGCCACCAAGTCCCTGCCGGCCCTGCTAGATACCGGGGCGGCCACCCTGGAGCTGATGGACTCTGCCTCGATCCGCGTAGGCCAAGGCTTTGACAAGATCCCGCAGGCCATCACCGGTTTCGATGTGGATAAGCAGGCCGCGCTGCTCATTGAGTACCACGCCGACGCGGAAGAAGAACTGCGGGAGAAGGAGGGCAAGGGCTCGCAGCTTCTGCGCGAGCTGCCGCTGCAATCGCCAGCCGCCTTCTCGGCCGATACCGCTTCGCGCAATACCGCATGGAGCTTCCGCAAGGGCCTGTATGCCCAGGTAGCTGAGGCGCGCCCGTCCGGTACAACCGCGCTTTTGGAAGACATCGTCGTGCCCGTGGGGGATTTGGCTGATACCTGCTCTTCCCTGCAGGAACTCTTTGCCCGCTATGGCTATGACGACGCCGTAATCTTCGGCCACGCCAAGGACGGCAATATCCACTTCCTGCTCACGGACCGCTTTGAAGGCGATGACGCCATCGGCCGGTATAACGACTTCAACGAGGGCATGGTGGACGTGGTTATCTCGGCCGAGGGCAACCTCAAGGCCGAGCACGGCACCGGCCGCGCCATGGCGCCATATGTACGCCGCCAGTATGGCGACGAACTCTACGCGGTCATGCAAGAACTCAAGCGGGCCTGCGATCCCACCAATACGATGAACCCGGGCGTCATCTTGGACGATGACCCCGATGCGCACATCAAAAACATCAAGCTCAACCCCACCGTGGAAGAGGAAGTGGACCGCTGCGTGGAGTGCGGCTACTGCGAGCCGGTCTGCCCATCGCGCGATCTCACCCTTACCCCACGCCAACGCATCGTCGTGCGCCGCGCCCGCAAGCGCGCGGAAGAAGCCGGCGATAGCCAGCTAGTAGCCGAGCTGGATGAGGCCTATGAATACATGGGCATCGAGACCTGCGCGGTGGATTCCATGTGCCGCACCGCCTGCCCGGTAGGTATCGATACCGGCAAGTTCATCAAGCGCCTGCGCCGCGAGGAGGCCCAACCAGCGCAGCAGAAGCTGTGGGGCGCTGCCGCCAAGAATTGGCAGGTCGTTAGCCAAGGAGCCGGGCTGGCGCTGACCGGCGCGCACCTACTGCCCACTGAGCTGGTCAAGAAGGTCACCGACGTGGGCCGCAGCCTCATCGGCACCGATAACTTGCCGCAGTACCAGCCGGAGCTGGGCAAGGGCGGCAAGTCCCGTGGCCGCTTGGCCGGGCGCGTGGGTGACCGCTACGCGCAGACCACCGGAATTTACCTGCCTGCCTGCGTGAACACCATGTTTGGCCCGCAGGGTGGTGGCAAGGGCACTACCGATTCCTTCGTGGCTCTCTTGGAGCGCGCCGGGGTAGCGCTGGAGGTTCCGGAGGGCATCGACAAGCTCTGCTGTGGCACCCCATGGGCGTCTAAGGGCATGCAGGCCGGCCACGATGCGATGGAGCAGCGCGTGCGCGATATCGTCATGGAGGCCACCGATGGTGCGCGCCTGCCGGTCATCGTGGACGCCAGCAGCTGCACCGCCGGGTTTAAGGACATGCTGGAGTCCGTGGGCATTACCGTTCTTGATGCCATTAGCTTTACGGCCGATACCCTCCTGCCGCAGCTTGCGGTCAAGAACCCCGCGGCTTCCGTGACCGTGCACCCCACCTGCTCTGCCTTCCAGCTGGGCATGATGGAAGACGTGGAGAAGGTAGCCCGCGCCGCCGCGGCCGAGGTACACATTCCCACTGACTGGAATTGCTGCGGCTATGCCGGCGATCGCGGCATGCTGCATCCGGAGCTAACCGACGCCGCAACGCGCGCCGAAGCCGCGCAAGTCAAGGAAATCGGGGCGCAGTATCACGCCTCGACCAACCGCACCTGCGAGCTCGGCCTGACCCGTGCTACCGGCGAGGATTATCACCACATTCTGGAACTTTTGGAGCAGGCGACGCGCTAG
- a CDS encoding dienelactone hydrolase family protein, with the protein MSANLNKHLATLSKRGRNRVLVGDLDYAGITGKVYTPAEGQSLPAVAFGHDWMHKIKDYHATLRHLASWGIVVVAPDSETGPFPNHRNLAADMESALQIAAGVKLGAGNITVSPGKLGMIGHGMGGGTAVLGALDNQKVAAVAAIYPSVTAPSAVQAARRITTPGLVIGAGQEDIFNAGNPAKLAHNWNGPVCFRAIDKGSHAGFTEDRLRKLAIGTAAFQSGPTEIARGLVTGFLLATLNGDSTYDAFADPKASAKKVQSLVGEDLAERAGVTRDA; encoded by the coding sequence GTGTCTGCGAATTTGAATAAACATCTAGCAACGTTGTCGAAGCGCGGTCGCAACCGAGTTTTGGTTGGCGACCTTGACTATGCCGGAATCACCGGCAAGGTTTATACCCCCGCGGAGGGCCAAAGCCTGCCCGCCGTGGCCTTTGGCCATGACTGGATGCACAAGATTAAGGATTACCACGCCACCCTGCGCCACCTGGCCAGCTGGGGCATCGTCGTGGTAGCCCCCGATTCCGAAACCGGCCCCTTCCCCAACCACCGCAACTTGGCCGCGGATATGGAATCCGCGCTGCAGATTGCCGCTGGGGTAAAGCTTGGCGCTGGCAATATTACGGTCTCCCCGGGCAAGCTCGGCATGATTGGCCACGGCATGGGCGGTGGCACAGCCGTGCTCGGCGCCTTAGATAACCAGAAGGTCGCCGCCGTCGCCGCCATTTACCCTTCCGTCACCGCGCCATCTGCGGTGCAGGCAGCCCGCCGCATTACTACCCCGGGCTTGGTCATTGGCGCCGGCCAGGAAGACATTTTCAATGCCGGCAACCCCGCCAAGCTGGCCCATAACTGGAATGGCCCGGTCTGCTTCCGCGCCATCGATAAGGGCAGCCACGCCGGCTTTACCGAAGATCGCCTGCGCAAGCTGGCCATCGGCACCGCCGCCTTCCAATCCGGCCCCACCGAAATCGCCCGCGGCTTGGTCACCGGCTTCCTGCTGGCCACCCTCAATGGCGATTCCACCTATGACGCCTTTGCGGATCCAAAGGCGAGCGCCAAGAAGGTCCAAAGCCTCGTAGGCGAGGACTTGGCCGAGCGCGCCGGCGTCACCCGCGACGCCTAA